The following proteins come from a genomic window of Bradysia coprophila strain Holo2 unplaced genomic scaffold, BU_Bcop_v1 contig_138, whole genome shotgun sequence:
- the LOC119073186 gene encoding uncharacterized protein LOC119073186, with translation MEVMQQIPILLMIMSAQILGWRPFTVQFLNERYEIYHPDIINFNLTIKNASYIDLTIDILREISQLYIDFEDLHDSGNGTFDMVFMNRTVNICLFLNNRKSNPIFAIMFQMFALHLDIPKRCPLRKKRYEVMNVFIDPDKYPPFMTDHKAKILANVWNGRNGRNGKKKYLIKLTFNVVIERSFKGTVGP, from the exons ATGGAGGTCATGCAACAAATACCGATATTGTTAATGATAATGTCAGCACAAATTTTGGGATGG CGCCCATTCACCGTACAATTTCTAAACGAACGCTATGAAATCTATCACCCAGATATAATAAACTTtaatttaacaataaaaaatgcaaGCTACATTGACCTTACAATTGACATTTTGCGCGAAATATCGCAACTTTACATTGACTTTGAAGATCTACACGATTCAGGCAATGGAACCTTCGATATGGTTTTCATGAATCGAACCGTAAACATATGCTTGTTTCTCAATAATAGAAAATCGAATCCAATTTTTGCCATCATGTTCCAAATGTTTGCCCTCCATTTAGACATACCCAAACGATGTCCACTTCGAAAG AAACGATACGAAGTGATGAATGTGTTCATTGATCCAGATAAATATCCTCCGTTTATGACTGATCATAAAGCTAAGATTTTAGCAAATGTGTGGAACGGACGGAACGGACGAAATggcaaaaagaaatatttgattaaattgacATTCAATGTTGTAATTGAAAGGTCCTTCAAAGGAACCGTGGGTCCCTAA
- the LOC119073559 gene encoding acyl-CoA Delta(11) desaturase-like, with product MPLTGGTETKYVDDRSTSPGRQQQLKIPRDYPNANPYDTKPGEKPYKLEILWRYVFLFAYLHIACVIALFLPITGWQFFIGFLYGFISSFGTTAGAHRYWAHKCYKATRPLYFILLFLQTVFVQDCVIRWVRNHRIHHKYPDTNADPHNASRGFFFSHIGWLMCKRHPDVIKYGRRVDISDLTSDPVLRFQKKYYFPLALFGVFLLPMFLATYFLEMTFWTAYHWNIFRYMFALNLTFCVNSVSHIWGSKPFEKDITSTDTYAIGFLTIGEGWHNYHHVYPFDYKCSELSRYWCNPTIFFIDFFAWLGWAYDLKTVPDEMVRRRVLRTGDGSNRHSKEIKMKHKTSKQLVETCTEKYNDEEEERRDRYWGWGDDDMLQEDINDTKIIKPKNK from the exons ATGCCACTCACTGGAGGTACTGAGACGAAATATGTAGACGATCGCTCAACATCACCTGGACGACAGcaacaattgaaaattccg CGCGACTACCCGAATGCCAATCCATACGATACAAAACCCGGAGAAAAACCATACAAACTGGAAATTCTGTGGCGTTACGTATTTTTATTTGCATATTTACATATCGCTTGTGTGATTGCACTCTTCTTGCCCATTACTGGTTGGCAGTTCTTCATCG GGTTTTTGTACGGTTTCATTAGCTCGTTTGGCACTACCGCTGGAGCACATCGTTACTGGGCACATAAATGCTACAAAGCGACACGTCCATTGTATTTTatacttttgtttttgcaaaCTGTATTTGTACAGGATTGTGTTATCCGCTGGGTGAGAAATCATCGGATACATCATAAGTACCCGGACACCAATGCTGATCCACATAATGCGAGCCgtggatttttcttttctcacaTTGGCTGGTTGATGTGTAAGAGGCATCCGGATGTCATAAAGTATGGAAGACGAGTCGACATTTCAGATTTGACGTCGGATCCAGTGTTAAGATTTCAGAAAAA GTACTATTTTCCATTGGCTCTTTTCGGTGTATTTCTCCTGCCAATGTTTCTGGCTACGTACTTTCTCGAAATGACCTTCTGGACCGCATATCACTGGAATATTTTCCGTTACATGTTCGCATTAAATCTGACCTTTTGCGTCAATAGTGTCAGTCACATTTGGGGTAGTAAACCATTCGAAAA AGATATTACATCTACTGACACTTATGCCATCGGATTCCTGACAATCGGTGAGGGCTGGCATAACTATCATCACGTCTATCCATTCGACTATAAATGTTCGGAATTATCACGTTATTGGTGCAAtccaactattttttttattgacttcTTTGCATGGTTAGGATGGGCATACGATTTGAAGACAGTGCCTGATGAAATGGTTCGACGACGCGTTTTACGAACCGGAGACGGTAGTAACCGGCACTCAAAAGAAATAAAGATGAAACACAAAACGTCAAAACAATTGGTTGAAACCTGCACGGAAAAGTACAACGACGAAGAGGAAGAACGTCGTGATCGTTACTGGGGATGGG GCGATGATGATATGCTGCAAGAGGACATCAATGATACTAAGATAATTAAACCGAAAAACAAATAG